The Ostrea edulis chromosome 1, xbOstEdul1.1, whole genome shotgun sequence genomic sequence ACCTATTGAGTTTTGTCttgtatgaataaattttaaaatagatgtacttgAGCACATTCTATCTTAGTCTGTTACTATTTTGACATCAACCCTTATTCTATATATGCTTAGATATGGATCCTACCTTAATTATCTTGAGGAGATCTACAATCATTGCACTTTGCATCAAAGtatcctacatgtataaaacccTCAACAAATTTTATGACATCAAGGTGTTTATTGGTAGTTTAACAATTGCAGAGCACAGTAAAATGATTTAGATCTACATGTAGCATAACACCACAAAGGTCCTAGGGAGATATTCAACAGCCCCCCTTCCCAGCTTTTTATTTATTCACTTACTTCTACACCTATGTACATaccgtataagcagaatttttagtgaggatttaatgttggcattattagcgaaggtgttgagatcgctaaaattgaataccGATTACAATTTATTCTGTGTTGTAGGTAATGGTTAtatttcttggaattataaagtcgctaaaattaACTCTCGCTATCAGAATATAGGAGCAGATcaaaagatctgattttaattagattggatgcCTTTGTTAAGCTTTTATCACCATGATTGTGGGTAGAAGCAAATAATGATATTAAACAAAAAGTAAGGTATCTCTAAAATTAGTAATGACAGTGTTAGAGAGTAACCAATCATGTCTtgattattttaatttctattttcagaCAGAGGCGCTCTCTACAGAAACAGGACATAGATGTAAGGAGAAGAATCGAACTCCTCCAGGATTTTGAAATGCCCACCGCCAGTCATTGTGTGGGCGTGTCACCAGATGGACAATATATCTGTGCCACAGGAACTTACAAACCAAGAATCAAGTGCTTCGACACTGCACAAATGTCACTCAAGTTTGAAAGAGGTCTTGATTCTGATGTTGTCAAGTTTCAATTTCTTGGAGAGGATTATGGGAAACTCGTGTTTCTGCAGTGTGATCGGTACATTGAACTGCATTCACAATTTGGAAGATATTACAGACTTAGAATACCAAAATATGGAAGAGATATGGCTTATGATTTCCCAAGTTCTGACTTGTACATTGGTGGAATTGGATCAGAGGTCTACAGAATCAATTTAGAGCAAGGTCGATTTTTGAGTCCCCTCACCACTAAGTCTCCAGACATTAATTGTTGTGAGATAAACCCAGCACATGGCCTGCTAGCATGTGGAACAGCATCAGGAACTGTGGAGTGCTTTGACCCTCGAGTACGCAAAGCTTCAGGAATATTAGACATTACATTTACTGGTCATATTGAAGAAATTCACGAGCTACCAAAAGTTACTGCACTTAAGTTTCGCGATGCGTTAAACATGGCTGTAGGAACTAGTACTGGCCACATCTTGCTGTATGATATTCGTTCCAGTAAACCACTACTAGTGAAAGATCATCAGTATGAACTGCCAATCAAATCAATCCAGTTTCAAGACTCACTTAATCTTGTCCTCTCTATGGATACAAAGATCCTTAAGTTGTGGGATTTTGAGACTGGAAAAGCTTTCACGTCAATCGAGCCAGGCACAAATCTCAATGATCTAAGTCTACTGCCCAATTCAGGACTTTTGTTCATGGCAAATGAAGGCCAGAAAATCTTGTCGTATTACATTCCAACACTAGGAACTGCTCCCAAGTGGTGCTCATTTCTGGACAATTTGACAGAGGAGTTGGAAGAAAGCACAGCTCAGATTGTGTATGATGATTACAAATTTGTGACCAGGAAAGAATTGGAGGAACTGGGTCTGACACACCTAATTGGATCAACATTACTGAGAGCCTACATGCATGGCTTTTTCTTGGACAACAGGTTGTACAATAAGGCTAAAACCATTGCAGAACCATTTGCCTATGAAGAGTACAGGAAGAACAAGATTCGGGAGAagattgaacaggagagagcCAATCGAGTTAGGTTAAAGAAACTTCCAAAAGTTAATAGAGACTTGGCAGAGAAGCTTTTGGACGTGAAAGAAATTggaaccaacaaaaaaaaagtcaaaGAAACGACGTCTTTATTGGAGGATAACAGATTCTCTGCCATGTTCTCCAATCCCGAGTTCCAGATCAATGTGAATAGTGACGAATACAAGCTGGTCAACCCGGTGGTTTCAAAGCTGGACAAAGTGCGCAGAAAAAAGCAGGCCAAGATGGAACAGTTTGCAGAAGTCAGTGATGAAGAGGGCAAAAGTCCAAGTGACAGCGATAGCTCAGATGATGAACACACATGGACAAAAGAACTCAAAGAACAGCACAAGAAGTTACGCAAAGAAGCAGCTCAAGCCAGGCACGCAGAGTACTTGGAAAAGAAAAATGCACCAAAATTCTACGAAATTAAGGATGGAGAGGAACTTGATAGTAAGAATACAAGTCAGAAGAAGCTCGCCAAGAAGTCTCTGGCGGAAAGACTGCAAGATACTCGGGATGACAGTTTTATCTCCAAATCTGGTACCCTTGGTAACAGGGAGTTGACCTTCAGTTTTAAGAAAAGCGAGAGGGAGATGAAAAATCAGCAGAAATCCAGGGAGCATCACAAAGAACGTAAAAATATTCGACGGTCAGCAGGAGATATTACCAAGACTCTGAAACAGAAACCAAAGTTTTGGTTAGGTAAAAGAGTCAAATGAAACTTGAAATAAATGAACCATTTATGTCTATACTGTTGTATTTTGTCTTGTATTATATAGGGAAGAAGAAAATTTATGAATTAAActtgggacccctgcattaccagtcaggtgttctaaccacttGGCTATCCAGGTTGATATTTAAGGTCCATGTAGCCCAaaccactacattcctccctccttaaattgtctttaCTTTCAAAGATATACAACTATATTCTTTTGCCCCTGACAGAACTTTCACTCACAAgtccaggcctggaggttataaaacatttttgaGCACATTCTCAGACTCAAACTCTGTgttctaaatcgtactcatactgaAAAgtggttataaaacttttataaaatcattctcgcactcaaatggagtacatgctcaagatttttcgagtatgtttcGAATCTTGCTCAGAGTTAtacccaaaacaaaaatagCTGAGTTTGAGTACAAGTACGATAAAAGTTTTGTAACATCCAGGCCAGGTGTGGTCAGCAGCACCTTAAACAAAGAAAAGGATAATTACAACTGGATCAGAAATAAAACATGGGATCActggtcaggtgctctaaccactgagctatccagactAATGTCCACTTTCCATATAGCCCAAACCACTGCATTCCTCTTCCTTAAAGAcgcacaacccagattctttcgcccctggcaggactttcacTTGCAAGTCCTGGGGTGGTCAGCAGCACCAAATGTtgcaggaaaggagaaaatttgGGGCTGGACTTGGAATCAAACCTGGGACTCTGGAACTATATTACTTGTCAGGTGGTCAAACCACTGAGCTAACCAAACCGACATCCACAGTTCATATAGTCCAAACCATATTACAGTCCAATAGAGCAGAATCTTACAGACAGTATGTTCcaatgtccagagtggattgacccttgacctgaaaatcaattggggggggggggggggggggggggtcctcttctacttaAAAAAAAGGGATAAAGTAAAAGACACCAAATAAATGGTTCAGAAAAATCCTTGTCAGtaaatgaccttgacccttcaaATCAACCACTAATTGTGGATTAACCACTTTACATCAAAGTGAATGACCAGTATAATGCTACTTGAATAATGCCACATTGTACACTTCTCAATTCCTCTCCATCATGTGCTGCTTTATACCAAAATGCATGAAGTATAGTTCTCTGAATGTGAGAATttgattttcacataaattcacAAGATTAACTtgcattaaaataaaattatcatggaaatttatatatatagacatagtggttacaaaatttagaggtTTTGCAGTTAAAAATGAGGCAAGGTTTCATAAAGTATGTGATATACACAATTCTGAAGCAGATACTGTTTACTTGGACCATTTACTGGGAGCAATTCCACTTTTAACATTTGTTCACAAATACGAAGTTAAATTAACAAAACCGAAATTAACAAGTTAACTTTTATTATCTACACACATAATAAACAGATTACGTAATGATCTAAGTAACAAGATTATAACACGACCTTAATACAAGTTAACTGACACTTGTTCACTTACAGAGGTAGCCTGTACAACCATTTTTATAACTGTACAATAAGTATTTGGTCACAATAACTCACAACTGTCAGCATTTCACAAGCTCACtgctttgaaataaaaaaaatctcttgtggAGTTTAATACAAATCCAGGTCCTATGGACCTGGGTTATCTTCCCTTACATTAAACCTGTGCAATTTTATATCTATATGGAAAGGAAACTTCTGTAAATCTAACAAAACAATTTTTCTTACAGAATTCTGATAAAATGGGGAAATACAAGCTTCTTTTTCATTCACTCTTtaattaaaacacatttttcacTATAAAATGAAGGCTGTTGAATATATTAAGCACAATTAGCTTCACATTTGTGCcagtttaatatatgaaaattaatgGCAGGCAGATATTGAGTATTTGATGCAATGACATAGAACTGCATTAAAAAAGTATATTTATAGGGAGTACACATTTGTTATTTATGAAATGTAGATCACATAGCTTTGATTAATGCTAGTGGGTTTGGCGTCGAGTTTTATTTTGTACATCAATGTACATGGAGCCCTATTGCATGCACGTGACATCTATGCATCAAGCTGGGGGAATAAGTTCGATTATACTGTACATAAAATTGACATCACTTGGACAGTTTTACAATGATGTATACCCAAACATCAATGAACAAATACAGGCAATTCAAGTTGGAGCAAACTCTAGAATCACATGAAAGGGAGGTAAGTCTGAGGGTAGACATAGGCACAGATATATATCTCATAGTTTGTGAAAAGGGTGATGACAAGAACAGTGCATAAACTAAATACAACTAgataatatttgttaaaacTCAAGAATTTCTATAAAATGTATCAAAACTTGGCagaaaatatgaacaaaatagCAAATGATGGGGATGAAATTGTAATTACAAGAATGTATTTGTTCACTATGCATATCTCAACAAACTTTAAATTAACTAAATGGTTTATTAAATAGGGATGATCATTCccttgatatacaatgtacatggatTTAGAACCAAAAGTTCAATTTGCACAATTGTTTAGCTTATTGCCTAAATTCTTCAGCATTTTATACAAATGTGCACTCTAGTTAGTACGATTCATTTAGAGTTGTAATTTTGTGTAAACTAAAAAGATTTATCAATGCAGACAAAGTATTGCACTGTTTTGTGAGGCTGGCACTTAGTAAAGTAGAATATGTACtcattgtttttttatttaaaaactaaatttgaGCAGGTGTTTAGAGTAACTTTGCTTGCCTGGATTCAAACGTGAGCagtatttattcataaatgtcTATTTCAGAAAGTTGGTTCTGTGTAAGTTTCAGTATTTCACACAATTCTGGCATACTGATACTCTCTTACACTGGTAAATCTCCTATATTTTACAACGCACTATATTAAATTGCATAATATTGTAATCTGAAGAATTTATCCACTAAGATCAAAACTTGGGGTTACTCGCACCGTACTGATGAATACaaatatcacatacatgtataacaacaATTTGTCTCATATTCTGAGCATATCACCATAGCACAAATTGACTCATAGGGCTGAGGCCTGTTTTGTAACAAGGCTTATATATACTATGTTGATCTACATTTATGAAACAGGCATTTAGGCCTCTGTGAAACCAACTCACAATACACGCACAGGTAATCTGTAAAGTAACCATCATGTATGTCATCGAATATAACTGACTCGACATTTCATCATCTAGAAATATGAATACAATGCAAACTCAAATTATGTGTAGTAGTTGAATAATATTACTGACGAGCTGAATAACGTATATCGGGTAACCTTGACACACTAGAAATGCTGACACCTTCCTCTGAAATTGTActccctccaaaaaaaaaaagtgctaTTAGGATGTTGAACTACTTTTTCGAGAAAGATTCACAAAGTATTTCCGACGTCAAAATTACCAGATATACGGTAACATTTCTGACAAGTTATGTGAACTAGTTAAAGTACATTACCGAAAGATATGTGTACAAGTTGAACAACATCATTGGCATATTATGAAACTAGTTAAATACAATTCCTGAAAAATTATGTGAACTAGTTGAGTAACATTTCAAAGACTTGGTGTTGACTTCTCCGACATTTGTGTTCCTGCAGCTGATAAAGAAGGAACTTTTTTATGTAACATATTTGATAAATTAAACTGTACATGAACCATATACATAGACAATGATGAATCATAAATTTGTATCTTAACTGTgaaacaataaatcaattacCAATTATGTGATAATTAAATGAATATGCTGCAAATATAAGAGTATTATGAAATGTAATTTCTCTAATCACATCCAACAGCGCATCCTTCTCACATTTACGTCTCTTATTTGATGGTGTTCCTTCCCTCTGAGTCCACTCTAGTCTACAGGGTTTAATTGGAGAAACAGATTCCATAACCCTCGCTTATTATTTACCATTTTCTACCAAGTCCcttatttgttatatttttaagattCACAAAAGACAagcttcatgtaaatgtgaaatttCTTTAAACAAACTCAACTTTGAAGAAAAACTACCTTATATGAAatctatatttatcaaattccTTTCTTTTCTTGGAGAGTTTTGTTCCATCTTACCCTGTTTGTATATAGTACCATGAACAAGTACTTGTAATACCAATGAAATAATCACAAGTCTGAACATCGAAGTGTCAGTTACCAAAATATGTAGAATCAATTAATCCATGGACTAAGTCGtgctttaaaaaagaaaattccaaAAGGTCAATGACCTGAGTAACAAGAATCAtgaacaaaaatgtttgaattttcccagAGCGGTTTGTCCAGCACTTTGAAATCTGAATCTAGTAATGATACAAACACAAGACTAtacaaataataaatataatagtaAGACTATTTACAACTGCTACAACTTATTTGATTGTATACAAGCACCTTAAGGAGAATTCTTTCAAAAAATTAACATCGTGACAAAAATGAAGATCATAAGTtacaaaaaaaaagttttgggTAGATCATTCAAGATTAAAGAAAGGCATTCCTCACTACTCCATATTGTACAGAACAATGCCTTCAGCATGGATTTATCTGATCAGAATTCTGTTAATGTGTACAGCTTGGAGGAATACAGATTACTTTGTTTCAACCAAGAATTGGATAGATCGGTGTTAACATGTACTGATAAAAAGCAAATCTGTGAAGATATCAAAAAGCAACTGAAGAAATTCTTGGTAAAGTAAATTTCCCCGACATAATATAAGTATTTATTGAACATTCTAGTCTTCATACACTTtataaacatacaaaaaatAGGGATAAACTCTTTTCCTGTGAGAGGAACACAGAAGGTACACAGGTAATACTGCAATCAAGTTTTACAGGCACTGGCAGATTTTACATGAAGATCAATTAGATTAGACTTCTGATAGTCCTAGACAATCACAATCCAAAATAAACATAGTTCATCTAGTTttccatttaaaaaatcaattaaaatacaATGTGTAAGTAGATATCTCTCATTACAATTATGCACTCCTTTCCTTCttcaccatatacatgtaatttagaaTATATGTAACTCATTTACAAAGACTGTACAGTTTTTATATGAACCAGTGAGTATATGCCACGAGACACTTGCTTATTACTAAAAGGATATTGAAACTGCCAAATAAAGTGAGACAGTTACAAGTACAAATGATGatttcttaatatatatatatatatatagggatatatatatatattgcatttaaAAACATTACACTTTAGAAAATTTAAATACGTCAACAATGACTATTACTTAATATGAAGTGCAAGAACTACTTCATAACACAAAAACTTGTATAGCTTCAGAGattcactaaaaaaaaaaggtgtgCTCTGAATGGACACAAATTGCTTGGAGGACTTGCTATACCCTGAATCTGAACTGTCCCTATCAGTAACTGGCCTAGTAATTTACCATGATAGACCTCGATAGTGTCTAACATGGTGATATTATATAAAGTCTGTGGCTTTGTTGTCATGATAGATGGGCGTGTTGTTGGACTGGTGGCGATCATGTGCCCGCTCATTTGGTATTCTTAGTAAACTGTCAGGCTGCAATGGAAAAGCAcacatatagatacatgtatcaattttctttatcattatcattttcaatttaatCATCAAATGCAATAAAACAGACCCATTGTGAATATGTGTTTACATACAAGGTAAAATTAccacaaacaagaggcccatgggccacatcgctcacctgagtcaccttggaaCATATCTAAAgcttttccttatatattcgcatgtaaaactttgatccctattgtggccccaacttatccccaggggccatgatttttacaaactagaatctgcattatgtcaggaagtcttcatataaatgtaaattttttggtccaatgattcttgagaggaagacttttaaagattttccctacatatttctatgtaaaacttggatccccttTTTTGCCCCCCCCAACCTTTCTGACCCATTGGTTCTTcagaagtgtgtgtgtgtgtgttgttaattgattgatttttgcTGTTGTTCACCAcacacaacaatttttcagttatctggtggtgcccagttttttattggtggaagagagaaagagagaacccagatacaatgtatttgggaagagaccaccgaccgtctgaaagtaaactttctcacttactggcgcgagcagaattcgaacccacgccaaccagaggtgagaggctgtgtgattttgagctcgatgctctaaccactcggccatggaggcCCGGGGGGttaattaaaattgatgccaaatTACGGAAGTCTGAAATGATGTTACCAGTGTCTCTTCTACTGACAGTGGGAAAATTACACCCTACATGGCATTTTTTCCCACCTGTACAACATTACCCTCTaatcacatgtatgtaaacagcccAAGTGCACACTGATAAGCAGCCTCAGTTACCAACATTAAATAATTCCCTTACAaagaatgccccccccccctccccctacaAATTACTGAAAATATCGTATcagggtacaaaaattaagatagAAAAATAATGGGAAATGAGAGAAATCAGGTATGGAAagtatatataaatcaataatataatacatgtaatatttaattACACTGTATACGGAACTATAATAcaaatttgttcatattttcACAAATAAACGGGGAGAGGGGGGGAATGGACAGGATCTACATATTTGGTAATTTGTCCTCTAACTAAAGGAAAAACATATCAGCATTGTTTTGTAAGTTATTCGATACAAAAATGTTACATTATAAATGCAGTATAGACATTCATCCAATAGCTAGTAACATTATAGACTAAAAGTGTGATAACAAGTTCTAGAATATCCATCATCTTTATCACTGAAAAATTAGCCTAAATTACAATTTGAAAGGATAATTTTTATGCatgtaaattgtcaaaattttaTTCCCTTGATCGTGCAAAAAACAGTGGCAGATTTGTCCAAAGGGCGTCATGAGGTTACATCCAGACCCTGTTTTGGTTCAACATCTTTAACAGATAGTATATTTCTTAATTTGCTATTTTGGGCCCTTCAACTTTCCCTCATGGAGAGAAATGGTACATATTTGTCACAATTCATCATGCACCGTTAAAtagaaaattttctggatctgcCCATGAAAACCATCTCTTAACTTGACCTAAATGTAAACTTAAACTGGCTAATCTATCTATATTTTACCTtgattttaatttcttcatatgAATATGAAGTGTTCAAATCTTAGTGTGAATTTCACTTTAAtcaattttcttttgaaatttataaCGTGAATCGCTTTTCACATGAAATTTGGGTGAAATTTTGTGTGTGAATTTCACTTGAACAGCAATTCGCGTGAAATTCATGCGAGGCGCATTTGCTtgtgtatgtcaggaagctttcatgtaaatttgtactttcgtggcccagtgcttcttgagaagaaaattttcatagattttacctatacattcacatgcaaaactttgatcccctattgtggccccaacctacccccggggtcatggctttaacaaacttgaatctgcactatgtcagaaagttttcatgtaatttcagctcttctggcccagtggttcttgagaagatttttaaatgaccccaccctatttttgcatctttgaaggaggcatggcccttcatttaaacaaacttgaaagcccttcacaaaaggatgctttttgccaagtttggttgaaattggtccagtggttctggagaagaagttgaaaatgtgaaaagtttacagacagacagatgacggacaacaggtgatcagaaaagctcacttgagctttcagctcaggtgagctaaaaacattaTGGAAAAATACTATGTACTTCACTGCTGTTGGTCAGTGTTGACCAACCCTTACCAGAGGTTCTATCTCTGTCCTTTGGTCATAAGGATTAGTGTCCTCATCTGGGACAAAGTCTTCTTCATCGCTGTCCAGCAGATTGACCATAGATGGGGCCAGTTTCTCTTTTTGACTGACACAGGGTTAAGGAATGCACAAGACTTTTCCAAAATTTGGATCCAATCAATGCCATTATCAGACaatatcattataaacatgtgTGTGTGATTTGATAAAGACTATACTTGTGTTTGTCAACATAGTCTAGTCCTCACaataaataatttgaataagGATACATTTGTTTCAGTgtcattttcttcttctttctggAGAAGAACTTCCTGGCTAGTGCAATAAACTGCTTTTTCGATGCTgtacaatgaaata encodes the following:
- the LOC125663720 gene encoding nucleolar protein 10-like, producing the protein MQVSNPNNVKIYNLSAGKSLPEWLSDRQRRSLQKQDIDVRRRIELLQDFEMPTASHCVGVSPDGQYICATGTYKPRIKCFDTAQMSLKFERGLDSDVVKFQFLGEDYGKLVFLQCDRYIELHSQFGRYYRLRIPKYGRDMAYDFPSSDLYIGGIGSEVYRINLEQGRFLSPLTTKSPDINCCEINPAHGLLACGTASGTVECFDPRVRKASGILDITFTGHIEEIHELPKVTALKFRDALNMAVGTSTGHILLYDIRSSKPLLVKDHQYELPIKSIQFQDSLNLVLSMDTKILKLWDFETGKAFTSIEPGTNLNDLSLLPNSGLLFMANEGQKILSYYIPTLGTAPKWCSFLDNLTEELEESTAQIVYDDYKFVTRKELEELGLTHLIGSTLLRAYMHGFFLDNRLYNKAKTIAEPFAYEEYRKNKIREKIEQERANRVRLKKLPKVNRDLAEKLLDVKEIGTNKKKVKETTSLLEDNRFSAMFSNPEFQINVNSDEYKLVNPVVSKLDKVRRKKQAKMEQFAEVSDEEGKSPSDSDSSDDEHTWTKELKEQHKKLRKEAAQARHAEYLEKKNAPKFYEIKDGEELDSKNTSQKKLAKKSLAERLQDTRDDSFISKSGTLGNRELTFSFKKSEREMKNQQKSREHHKERKNIRRSAGDITKTLKQKPKFWLGKRVK